In Geotalea uraniireducens, one genomic interval encodes:
- a CDS encoding 3-deoxy-D-manno-octulosonic acid transferase, translating into MLYVLYDILFYLLTPLIIPYHLYRSLKRGRSLAGFGERFGFIPADKLSRLAGARTVWIHAVSVGETMAVRPLLKELKRRHPAWRLVLSNGTETGQRIARGIAEVDLCLYVPFDYRFAVGRALRAVAPSLVIIVETELWPNFLLAARRRGIPTVLVNGRISDRSFPRYRRFCRFFAPVLAEVSAFCMQTEEDARRIVAIGAPPARVHVARNLKYDLPVAEVGPAERQQLRQTYAIPAGVSVITAGSTHPGEEEQVVAAFARLRQERPLALVLVPRHPERAAEVGELLRQWGIPFIVRSRLASPAAPAPPGTVLLVDTIGELMKFYALADVVFVGGSLVDTGGHNLLEPASVGAPVVFGPHMHNFREITALVLEAGAGSQLADSAALAGELDRLLAAPAQRQRMGGAGLQLLARCGGAAARHLEIIDRLIPAGERS; encoded by the coding sequence ATGCTCTATGTCCTCTACGACATTCTCTTCTACCTCCTGACGCCGCTCATTATCCCCTATCATCTCTACCGTTCGCTCAAGCGTGGACGGAGTCTCGCCGGGTTCGGGGAACGGTTCGGCTTTATCCCGGCCGACAAGCTGTCCCGGCTGGCCGGCGCCCGAACCGTCTGGATTCATGCGGTGTCGGTAGGCGAAACCATGGCGGTCCGGCCGCTGTTGAAGGAGTTGAAACGGCGCCATCCCGCCTGGCGGCTCGTCCTCTCCAACGGCACGGAAACCGGCCAGCGGATTGCCCGGGGGATCGCCGAGGTCGACCTCTGCCTGTACGTTCCCTTCGATTACCGTTTCGCGGTCGGCCGGGCGCTGCGTGCCGTTGCTCCCTCGCTGGTGATCATCGTCGAAACCGAGCTCTGGCCCAATTTCCTCCTGGCCGCCCGGCGCCGGGGCATCCCGACAGTCCTGGTCAACGGCCGGATTTCCGATCGTTCGTTCCCCCGTTACCGGCGTTTTTGCCGCTTTTTCGCCCCGGTCCTCGCCGAGGTCAGTGCCTTCTGCATGCAGACCGAGGAGGATGCCCGGCGGATCGTGGCGATCGGGGCTCCGCCAGCGCGGGTTCATGTGGCGCGGAACCTCAAATACGATCTGCCGGTCGCGGAAGTCGGTCCGGCCGAACGGCAGCAGTTGCGGCAGACGTATGCGATCCCCGCCGGCGTGTCGGTCATCACCGCCGGCAGCACCCATCCGGGGGAAGAGGAACAGGTCGTGGCCGCCTTTGCGCGGTTGCGGCAGGAACGTCCGTTGGCGCTGGTCCTCGTTCCCCGCCATCCGGAGCGGGCTGCGGAGGTCGGTGAACTGTTGCGGCAGTGGGGTATCCCGTTCATCGTTCGTTCGCGGCTCGCCTCGCCGGCGGCACCGGCGCCACCGGGAACGGTGCTTCTCGTCGATACCATCGGCGAGCTGATGAAGTTCTACGCCCTCGCCGACGTCGTTTTCGTCGGGGGCAGCCTGGTGGACACCGGCGGCCACAATCTGCTGGAGCCGGCGTCGGTTGGGGCGCCGGTCGTGTTCGGTCCGCACATGCACAATTTCCGGGAGATCACCGCCCTGGTGCTGGAAGCCGGCGCCGGCAGCCAGCTGGCCGACAGCGCGGCGCTGGCCGGGGAACTCGACCGGCTGCTCGCCGCCCCGGCGCAGCGACAGCGGATGGGGGGGGCGGGGCTGCAGCTGCTGGCCCGCTGTGGCGGCGCTGCCGCCCGGCACTTGGAGATCATCGACCGGCTGATCCCCGCGGGGGAACGGTCGTGA
- the lpxK gene encoding tetraacyldisaccharide 4'-kinase: MKGEAYFRRLVAGERRSVLERLLMALLGLLAVPYALVLRLRALAYATGLVRTRRLARPVISVGNLTVGGTGKTPTTALVARLLMARGKRVAVLSRGYGGSLEGEARLVADGRTVFHSAAEAGDEPVLLADMVPGLMVVIGRDRYAAGLLAQERLDPDVFILDDGYQHLRLHRDLNILLLDCRQPLGNGRTLPAGLLREPPSALGRADLLIYTRCPDASPPLLPGAVPACRARHRLLGLEPAVGGPLLGFSALHGRRGVAFAGIADPEAFFTALRQAGLDLAATVRFPDHAGYGDAERDRLLAARDASGADYLVTTGKDAVKLAAQLPRLGAVYVAALELQLDDPAPLQTALDKVLQRS, from the coding sequence GTGAAGGGTGAGGCCTATTTCCGCCGCCTGGTCGCCGGCGAACGGCGAAGTGTGCTGGAACGGCTGCTCATGGCGCTGCTGGGACTGCTCGCCGTCCCTTACGCCCTGGTCCTTCGGCTGCGGGCGCTGGCCTACGCGACGGGACTCGTGCGGACCCGGCGGCTCGCCCGTCCGGTTATCTCGGTGGGGAACCTGACGGTCGGCGGTACCGGCAAGACGCCAACCACGGCCCTGGTTGCCCGGCTGCTCATGGCGCGGGGGAAGCGGGTAGCGGTTCTTTCCCGTGGCTACGGCGGTTCCCTTGAAGGCGAAGCCCGACTCGTCGCCGATGGCCGGACCGTTTTTCATTCCGCCGCCGAGGCGGGGGACGAACCGGTGCTGCTGGCCGACATGGTCCCCGGCCTGATGGTGGTCATCGGCCGGGACCGCTATGCGGCGGGGCTGTTGGCCCAGGAGCGGCTCGATCCCGATGTCTTTATCCTCGACGACGGCTACCAGCATCTCCGCCTCCACCGGGACCTGAATATCCTGCTCCTCGATTGCCGGCAGCCGCTCGGCAACGGCAGAACGCTGCCGGCCGGCCTGCTCCGCGAGCCGCCGTCGGCTCTCGGCCGGGCCGACCTGCTGATCTATACCCGCTGTCCGGATGCCAGTCCACCGCTGCTTCCCGGCGCCGTTCCCGCCTGCCGGGCCCGTCATCGGCTGCTCGGCCTGGAGCCGGCTGTGGGGGGGCCGCTGCTCGGTTTCTCGGCCCTCCATGGCCGGCGCGGGGTTGCCTTCGCCGGGATCGCCGACCCGGAAGCGTTCTTCACCGCCTTGCGGCAGGCGGGGCTCGACCTGGCGGCGACGGTCCGCTTCCCCGATCACGCCGGCTACGGCGATGCCGAGCGCGACCGGCTGCTGGCGGCCCGTGACGCTTCCGGTGCCGATTACCTGGTGACCACCGGCAAGGATGCGGTAAAACTGGCTGCCCAACTTCCGCGGCTCGGCGCCGTTTACGTTGCGGCGCTGGAGCTGCAGCTCGACGATCCCGCGCCCCTGCAGACGGCGCTCGATAAAGTTCTTCAAAGGAGTTGA
- a CDS encoding Trm112 family protein, giving the protein MVLSSGLREILVCPRCKGELAATADGRWLTCRPCRLKYPIREGIPVMLVEEAEPVDEE; this is encoded by the coding sequence ATGGTACTATCATCCGGATTACGTGAAATCCTGGTCTGCCCGCGCTGCAAGGGTGAACTGGCTGCCACGGCCGACGGTCGCTGGCTCACCTGCCGGCCGTGCCGGCTCAAATATCCGATCCGGGAGGGAATCCCGGTTATGCTCGTGGAGGAAGCGGAACCTGTCGATGAGGAGTAA
- the waaF gene encoding lipopolysaccharide heptosyltransferase II produces MSSDEPFPDRAAIRNVLVRSTNWIGDAVMTTPALGALRASFPGARLTVLANPIVAPLFIPHPAVDEVIVYDRQGRHRGFAGKLRLAVELRRRRFDLAVLLQNAIDAALLAWLARIPRRMGYRTDGRGPLLTHGVPLAEETKRLHHVDYYLTMLGRFGICGGERRLALQTTPAEDAAVADLLGARGIAPGDFLIGINPGASYGSAKRWYPERFAAVADQLAARWGAKVVITGGPGEAAIAAEIAATMQGEAADLVGTTSVRELLALIKRCNFFVTNDSGPMHVAAAFAVPLVAIFGPTDHMTTSPFAERTAVVRAVTPCAPCLKRECPTDHRCMLAVTVEDVVAAAIDLGERPAGGGGAA; encoded by the coding sequence GTGAGCAGTGACGAGCCCTTTCCCGACCGCGCCGCGATTCGCAACGTGCTCGTCCGGTCGACCAACTGGATCGGCGATGCGGTGATGACCACTCCGGCGCTCGGTGCGCTCCGGGCGAGTTTCCCCGGTGCCCGGCTGACCGTGCTGGCCAATCCCATCGTCGCGCCGCTCTTCATCCCCCATCCGGCGGTCGACGAGGTGATCGTCTACGACCGGCAGGGGCGCCATCGCGGCTTTGCCGGCAAGCTCCGCCTGGCCGTCGAACTGCGTCGCCGCCGCTTCGATCTGGCCGTTCTGCTGCAGAATGCCATTGATGCCGCGCTGCTTGCCTGGCTGGCGCGGATTCCCCGCCGGATGGGCTACCGGACCGATGGCCGGGGGCCGCTCCTTACCCATGGCGTGCCGCTGGCCGAGGAGACCAAGCGGCTCCATCACGTCGACTATTATCTGACGATGCTTGGCCGGTTCGGTATCTGTGGCGGTGAGCGCCGCCTGGCGCTGCAGACCACCCCGGCAGAGGATGCTGCCGTGGCCGACCTGCTCGGTGCGCGGGGGATCGCTCCCGGCGATTTCCTGATCGGCATCAATCCCGGCGCCAGTTACGGTTCGGCCAAGCGCTGGTATCCGGAACGGTTTGCGGCGGTCGCCGATCAACTGGCCGCCCGCTGGGGCGCCAAGGTGGTGATTACCGGCGGCCCGGGAGAAGCGGCCATTGCTGCCGAGATTGCGGCGACGATGCAGGGGGAGGCCGCGGATCTGGTCGGCACAACCTCGGTCCGGGAACTGCTGGCTCTGATCAAGCGCTGCAATTTCTTCGTCACCAACGATTCGGGACCGATGCACGTGGCCGCAGCCTTTGCCGTACCGCTGGTGGCGATTTTCGGTCCCACCGACCATATGACGACTTCACCCTTCGCGGAACGGACGGCGGTCGTTCGTGCTGTCACCCCCTGTGCCCCCTGTCTCAAGCGGGAATGCCCGACCGACCATCGCTGTATGCTGGCGGTTACCGTTGAGGATGTAGTTGCGGCGGCCATCGATCTCGGCGAGCGGCCGGCCGGCGGCGGAGGTGCGGCGTGA
- a CDS encoding glycosyltransferase family 2 protein has product MTNISATIIARNEERNIGACLASLDFVAEIVVVDSGSSDRTEEICRADPRVRYYHHEWRGFGAQKNFAADQATHDWLLNIDADERVSPELRASILNADPTRCDGYRVARENYFGGRRIRHCGWYPDYNLRLYNRQRCRFGDRLVHEAVECPGPVGTLAGNLIHFTYAGIADYLQRMDRYSTLAAAEAVKERRRCPGLLAVVGRSLFTFFKMYILKRGILDGADGFQLSVLYACYTFAKYAKIRELLTAPNDEHKAQHLY; this is encoded by the coding sequence GTGACGAACATCTCGGCGACCATCATTGCCCGCAACGAGGAGCGGAATATCGGCGCCTGTCTGGCAAGCCTCGATTTCGTCGCCGAGATCGTGGTTGTCGATTCCGGCAGCAGCGACCGGACCGAGGAGATTTGCCGCGCCGATCCCCGGGTGCGCTATTATCACCACGAGTGGCGCGGATTCGGCGCCCAGAAGAATTTTGCCGCCGACCAGGCGACCCACGACTGGCTTTTGAACATCGATGCGGACGAGCGGGTGTCGCCCGAGCTGCGGGCCTCGATCCTGAATGCCGACCCGACTCGCTGCGACGGCTACCGGGTGGCGCGGGAGAATTACTTCGGCGGCCGGCGGATTCGCCATTGCGGCTGGTATCCCGACTACAATCTGCGACTTTACAACCGGCAGCGCTGCCGGTTCGGCGACCGCCTGGTGCACGAGGCGGTGGAGTGCCCCGGGCCGGTCGGGACGCTGGCGGGCAACCTGATCCATTTTACCTATGCCGGGATCGCCGATTATCTCCAGCGGATGGACCGTTACTCGACCCTGGCGGCGGCGGAAGCCGTCAAGGAGAGACGTCGCTGCCCCGGCTTACTGGCGGTGGTCGGCCGTTCGCTGTTCACCTTCTTCAAGATGTATATCCTGAAGCGGGGGATTCTCGACGGGGCCGACGGCTTCCAGCTGTCGGTGCTCTACGCGTGTTATACCTTTGCCAAGTATGCCAAAATCCGGGAACTTCTCACGGCGCCCAACGATGAACACAAAGCCCAACATCTTTACTAA
- the rfaQ gene encoding putative lipopolysaccharide heptosyltransferase III — MNTKPNIFTNVERILVIKLRHIGDVLLTVPVFRALKETFPAARVVALVNRGTEEVLAGNPLIDEIIPYDRGIKSLPWRERLGREAAFLREIRSRCFDMTVDLTSGDRPALISFLSGARYRLAADPGRRGFLGKRRLYTHLAAIDRQAHTVLQNLQTVSAFGITTATPAVTFAIPEPARRKVAEIFARAAIADSDTVVHIHPTSRWLFKCWNDEAMAEVIRRLLSEGLKVVITSSPDPREMAKAQGILALLPDGCRPLVLLGETTINELAAITARAALFFGVDSAPMHIAAAVGTPVVALFGPSGVFHWGPWDNEAATAGIPAYAQRNGLQRFGRNVAIQGAADCIPCGQDGCEGSKISRCLEEIDVDTVMSIITAQLKETRPGC, encoded by the coding sequence ATGAACACAAAGCCCAACATCTTTACTAACGTCGAGCGGATCCTGGTGATCAAGCTGCGTCATATCGGCGATGTGCTGCTGACGGTGCCGGTATTCCGCGCCCTGAAGGAAACCTTTCCCGCCGCCCGGGTAGTGGCGCTGGTCAACCGGGGGACCGAGGAGGTCCTGGCCGGCAATCCGCTGATCGATGAGATCATCCCCTACGACCGAGGGATCAAATCGTTGCCGTGGCGCGAACGGCTGGGACGGGAGGCGGCCTTCCTGCGGGAGATTCGCTCTCGCTGCTTCGACATGACGGTGGACCTGACCAGCGGCGACCGGCCGGCGCTGATTTCCTTTCTCTCCGGCGCCCGCTACCGGCTGGCGGCAGATCCCGGCCGCCGGGGCTTCCTCGGCAAGCGGCGGCTGTACACGCACCTGGCCGCCATCGATCGCCAGGCCCACACCGTGCTGCAGAACCTCCAGACGGTGAGTGCTTTCGGGATCACTACCGCCACGCCGGCGGTGACGTTCGCCATTCCCGAGCCGGCCCGGCGGAAGGTGGCGGAAATCTTTGCCCGGGCGGCGATTGCCGACAGCGACACGGTGGTCCATATCCACCCGACGTCCCGCTGGCTCTTCAAGTGCTGGAACGACGAGGCCATGGCCGAGGTGATCCGGCGGCTGCTCAGCGAGGGGCTCAAAGTCGTGATCACCTCGTCTCCGGACCCGCGGGAGATGGCAAAGGCGCAAGGCATCCTCGCCCTGCTCCCTGACGGGTGTCGGCCGCTCGTCCTCCTGGGGGAAACCACCATCAATGAGCTGGCGGCCATCACCGCGCGGGCGGCGCTCTTCTTCGGCGTTGATTCCGCCCCGATGCACATCGCGGCGGCAGTCGGGACGCCGGTGGTCGCCCTGTTCGGTCCGTCCGGCGTCTTCCACTGGGGCCCCTGGGACAATGAGGCGGCCACGGCGGGCATTCCCGCCTATGCGCAACGCAACGGCCTGCAGCGGTTCGGCCGGAACGTCGCCATCCAGGGGGCGGCGGACTGCATCCCCTGTGGCCAGGATGGTTGCGAGGGGAGCAAGATCAGCCGGTGCCTGGAAGAAATCGATGTCGACACCGTCATGTCGATCATTACCGCACAGTTGAAGGAGACACGACCGGGATGCTGA